A window of the Astyanax mexicanus isolate ESR-SI-001 chromosome 22, AstMex3_surface, whole genome shotgun sequence genome harbors these coding sequences:
- the LOC111190977 gene encoding ubiquitin carboxyl-terminal hydrolase 17-like protein 13 isoform X2, which translates to MEDRSAAERLRLRWNERLPVGAGLWNLGNTCFLNSVLQCLTYTPPLANYILSGEHSNTCFSPESCITCSIQKHFTQVFANPGTVIIPVDMVSKLTLISEQFCLGQQEDAHEFFSYTVSALEQSCLNRNMLDRETEGTNLIKQIFEGCMRSRVKCLSCRAESDTFEPYMDVALDIREAEDLTDALRQFVRSEQLDGYKCNVCMKTSPASKTFAIFRSSNVLTICLKRFNFYGDKISKFVRYPTYLDMDPFMSDGGGSDERQTYKLYAVLVHSGSDCQIGHYYCYVKAGDSKWYKMDDSEVSVADKQSVLSEQAYMLFYIRTTKTKAMKRSNTCGESSGIENTKRKRERSQNPDKEESPPMAKRACKEIPATLQQRCQEENKQKIWTSETQNLERRSYRYGDGFDLGSIIFNTTQQSTEKRKRSPSSDKEESPPMAKQARKEMPATLQQSLQEENKPKIWTSETQNLERGSYRYGDGFDLGSIIFNTTQQSTEKRKRSPSSDKEESPPTAKQARKEMPATLQQSLQEENKPKIRTLEKHKLEERSDEDSLVYGECSGMFYTPQQSTVERKRSHSSDKDESPPGANRKHTDTPANHQQGLQ; encoded by the exons ATGGAGGACCGTTCTGCAGCAGAACGTCTGCGTTTGAGGTGGAACGAAAGGCTACCTGTTGGAGCAGGACTATGGAACCTGGGCAACACGTGCTTTCTGAACTCGGTTCTGCAGTGTCTTACTTACACCCCTCCACTGGCGAACTACATTCTATCAGGAGAGCACTCCAACACAT GTTTCAGTCCTGAGTCTTGCATCACGTGCTCAatacaaaagcactttactcaagtGTTTGCAAACCCGGGCACAGTCATCATTCCAGTAGACATGGTTTCTAAACTTACTC TGATCTCAGAGCAGTTCTGTTTAGGACAGCAAGAGGATGCGCACGAGTTTTTCAGCTACACAGTGAGCGCTTTGGAGCAGTCCTGCCTTAACAGAAACAT gctCGACAGGGAAACAGAGGGAACCAACCTCATTAAACAGATATTTGAAGGTTGTATGAGATCTAGAG TGAAGTGCCTGAGTTGCAGAGCAGAGTCAGACACATTTGAGCCTTACATGGATGTTGCACTGGACATCAGG GAAGCTGAGGATCTTACAGATGCTTTAAGGCAATTTGTTAGGTCTGAGCAACTGGATGGCTACAAGTGCAACGT GTGTATGAAAACGAGCCCAGCATCAAAAACCTTTGCCATATTTCGCAGCTCAAATGTGCTTACCATCTGTCTCAAACGcttcaacttttatggagacaaAATTTCTAAG TTTGTGAGATATCCCACATACCTGGACATGGACCCGTTCATGTCTGATGGAGGAGGGTCTGATGAGAGACAAACTTACAAGCTGTATGCTGTGCTAGTGCACTCTGGATCTGACTGCCAGATCGGACACTACTACTGCTATGTGAAG gctGGTGACAGCAAGTGGTACAAGATGGATGATTCTGAGGTGTCCGTCGCTGATAAACAATCAGTGCTTTCAGAACAGGCATACATGCTGTTCTATATCAG GACTACAAAAACAAAGGCAATGAAGAGGAGCAATACATGTGGTGAGAGCAGCGGAATCGAGAACACCAAAAGGAAACGCGAGCGCTCCCAAAACCCTGATAAAGAGGAGTCTCCCCCGATGGCTAAGCGGGCATGCAAGGAAATACCTGCAACTCTCCAGCAACGCTGTCAGgaagaaaataaacagaaaatctg GACTTCAGAAACACAAAACTTGGAGAGAAGGAGCTACAGATATGGCGATGGCTTTGACTTGGGCAGTATAATCTTTAACACCACACAACAAAGCACAGAGAAACGCAAGCGCAGCCCGAGCTCTGATAAAGAGGAGTCTCCCCCGATGGCAAAACAGGCACGCAAAGAAATGCCTGCAACTCTCCAGCAATCATTGCAGGAAGAGAATAAACCGAAAATTTG GACTTCAGAAACACAAAACTTGGAGAGAGGGAGCTACAGATATGGCGATGGCTTTGACTTGGGCAGTATAATCTTTAACACCACACAACAAAGCACAGAGAAACGCAAGCGCAGCCCGAGCTCTGATAAAGAGGAGTCTCCCCCGACGGCAAAACAGGCACGCAAAGAAATGCCTGCAACTCTCCAGCAATCATTGCAGGAAGAAAATAAACCGAAAATTAG GACTTTAGAAAAACACAAGCTGGAGGAGAGGAGCGACGAGGACAGCTTGGTTTATGGAGAGTGCAGTGGAATGTTCTACACTCCACAGCAAAGCACTGTGGAACGCAAGCGCAGCCACAGCTCCGATAAGGATGAGTCTCCCCCCGGCGCTAATCGAAAACACACAGATACACCTGCAAATCACCAGCAGGGATTGCAATAA
- the LOC111190977 gene encoding ubiquitin carboxyl-terminal hydrolase 17-like protein 13 isoform X1: MEDRSAAERLRLRWNERLPVGAGLWNLGNTCFLNSVLQCLTYTPPLANYILSGEHSNTCFSPESCITCSIQKHFTQVFANPGTVIIPVDMVSKLTLISEQFCLGQQEDAHEFFSYTVSALEQSCLNRNMLDRETEGTNLIKQIFEGCMRSRVKCLSCRAESDTFEPYMDVALDIREAEDLTDALRQFVRSEQLDGYKCNVCMKTSPASKTFAIFRSSNVLTICLKRFNFYGDKISKFVRYPTYLDMDPFMSDGGGSDERQTYKLYAVLVHSGSDCQIGHYYCYVKAGDSKWYKMDDSEVSVADKQSVLSEQAYMLFYIRTTKTKAMKRSNTCGESSGIENTKRKRERSQNPDKEESPPMAKRACKEIPATLQQRCQEENKQKIWTSETQNLERRSYRYGDGFDLGSIIFNTTQQSTEKRKRSPSSDKEESPPMAKQARKEMPATLQQSLQEENKPKIWTSETQNLERRSYRYGDGFDLGSIIFNTTQQSTEKRKRSPSSDKEESPPMAKQARKEMPATLQQSLQEENKPKIWTSETQNLERGSYRYGDGFDLGSIIFNTTQQSTEKRKRSPSSDKEESPPTAKQARKEMPATLQQSLQEENKPKIRTLEKHKLEERSDEDSLVYGECSGMFYTPQQSTVERKRSHSSDKDESPPGANRKHTDTPANHQQGLQ, encoded by the exons ATGGAGGACCGTTCTGCAGCAGAACGTCTGCGTTTGAGGTGGAACGAAAGGCTACCTGTTGGAGCAGGACTATGGAACCTGGGCAACACGTGCTTTCTGAACTCGGTTCTGCAGTGTCTTACTTACACCCCTCCACTGGCGAACTACATTCTATCAGGAGAGCACTCCAACACAT GTTTCAGTCCTGAGTCTTGCATCACGTGCTCAatacaaaagcactttactcaagtGTTTGCAAACCCGGGCACAGTCATCATTCCAGTAGACATGGTTTCTAAACTTACTC TGATCTCAGAGCAGTTCTGTTTAGGACAGCAAGAGGATGCGCACGAGTTTTTCAGCTACACAGTGAGCGCTTTGGAGCAGTCCTGCCTTAACAGAAACAT gctCGACAGGGAAACAGAGGGAACCAACCTCATTAAACAGATATTTGAAGGTTGTATGAGATCTAGAG TGAAGTGCCTGAGTTGCAGAGCAGAGTCAGACACATTTGAGCCTTACATGGATGTTGCACTGGACATCAGG GAAGCTGAGGATCTTACAGATGCTTTAAGGCAATTTGTTAGGTCTGAGCAACTGGATGGCTACAAGTGCAACGT GTGTATGAAAACGAGCCCAGCATCAAAAACCTTTGCCATATTTCGCAGCTCAAATGTGCTTACCATCTGTCTCAAACGcttcaacttttatggagacaaAATTTCTAAG TTTGTGAGATATCCCACATACCTGGACATGGACCCGTTCATGTCTGATGGAGGAGGGTCTGATGAGAGACAAACTTACAAGCTGTATGCTGTGCTAGTGCACTCTGGATCTGACTGCCAGATCGGACACTACTACTGCTATGTGAAG gctGGTGACAGCAAGTGGTACAAGATGGATGATTCTGAGGTGTCCGTCGCTGATAAACAATCAGTGCTTTCAGAACAGGCATACATGCTGTTCTATATCAG GACTACAAAAACAAAGGCAATGAAGAGGAGCAATACATGTGGTGAGAGCAGCGGAATCGAGAACACCAAAAGGAAACGCGAGCGCTCCCAAAACCCTGATAAAGAGGAGTCTCCCCCGATGGCTAAGCGGGCATGCAAGGAAATACCTGCAACTCTCCAGCAACGCTGTCAGgaagaaaataaacagaaaatctg GACTTCAGAAACACAAAACTTGGAGAGAAGGAGCTACAGATATGGCGATGGCTTTGACTTGGGCAGTATAATCTTTAACACCACACAACAAAGCACAGAGAAACGCAAGCGCAGCCCGAGCTCTGATAAAGAGGAGTCTCCCCCGATGGCAAAACAGGCACGCAAAGAAATGCCTGCAACTCTCCAGCAATCATTGCAGGAAGAGAATAAACCGAAAATTTG GACTTCAGAAACACAAAACTTGGAGAGAAGGAGCTACAGATATGGCGATGGCTTTGACTTGGGCAGTATAATCTTTAACACCACACAACAAAGCACAGAGAAACGCAAGCGCAGCCCGAGCTCTGATAAAGAGGAGTCTCCCCCGATGGCAAAACAGGCACGCAAAGAAATGCCTGCAACTCTCCAGCAATCATTGCAGGAAGAGAATAAACCGAAAATTTG GACTTCAGAAACACAAAACTTGGAGAGAGGGAGCTACAGATATGGCGATGGCTTTGACTTGGGCAGTATAATCTTTAACACCACACAACAAAGCACAGAGAAACGCAAGCGCAGCCCGAGCTCTGATAAAGAGGAGTCTCCCCCGACGGCAAAACAGGCACGCAAAGAAATGCCTGCAACTCTCCAGCAATCATTGCAGGAAGAAAATAAACCGAAAATTAG GACTTTAGAAAAACACAAGCTGGAGGAGAGGAGCGACGAGGACAGCTTGGTTTATGGAGAGTGCAGTGGAATGTTCTACACTCCACAGCAAAGCACTGTGGAACGCAAGCGCAGCCACAGCTCCGATAAGGATGAGTCTCCCCCCGGCGCTAATCGAAAACACACAGATACACCTGCAAATCACCAGCAGGGATTGCAATAA